A stretch of the Opisthocomus hoazin isolate bOpiHoa1 chromosome 2, bOpiHoa1.hap1, whole genome shotgun sequence genome encodes the following:
- the CHRM3 gene encoding muscarinic acetylcholine receptor M3 — protein MLTHYQFCFQKRSSQNYTVPDLTSRFDVPHWTILCQRATMIMQHNSSASPLFSNVSSFWKRDSHGPGPLDEAASLIGSYDFPQTTESFPFSTVESTNMSLNATSKDPLGGHTVWQVVLIAFLTGILALVTIIGNILVIVSFKVNKQLKTVNNYFLLSLACADLIIGVISMNLYTTYIIMDHWALGSLACDLWLSIDYVASNASVMNLLVISFDRYFSITRPLTYRAKRTTKRAGVMIGLAWIISFVLWAPAILFWQYFVGERTVPPDECFIQFLTEPVITFGTAIAAFYLPVTIMSILYWRIYKETEKRTKELAGLQASGSEAEAARFVHQTGSSRSCSSYELQRQSMKRSTRKKYRRCHFWLSMKSWEPNADQGDQEHSSSDSWNNNDAAASLENSASSDEEDIAAETRAIYSIVLKLPGHSAILNSTKLPSSEDLHESGDELQKSDTESKEKKPKKLHPPKSVQDGGNFQQSFSKLPIQPGSAETTTASDGISSVNKTSAALPLSSKEATLAKKFALKTRSQITKRKRMSLIKEKKAAQTLSAILFAFIITWTPYNIMVLVNTFCSCIPKTFWNLGYWLCYINSTVNPVCYALCNKTFRNTFRMLLLCQCDKRKRRKQQYQQRQSVIFHKRIPREAS, from the coding sequence aCTATGTCAGAGAGCCACAATGATCATGCAACATAACAGCTCAGCCTCGCCCCTATTTTCAAATGTGAGCTCCTTCTGGAAGAGAGATTCGCATGGACCGGGACCCCTTGATGAAGCAGCGTCACTCATTGGCAGCTATGATTTCCCTCAGACCAcagagagttttcccttctcCACTGTGGAATCAACAAACATGTCCCTAAATGCCACAAGCAAAGACCCTCTGGGTGGACACACTGTCTGGCAAGTAGTTTTGATTGCTTTCCTCACTGGGAtccttgcattggtgaccatcataGGAAACATCCTAGTGATTGTTTCATTTAAGGTTAACAAACAACTCAAAACGGTCAATAACTACTTCTTGTTGAGTCTTGCTTGTGCAGATTTGATCATCGGTGTTATTTCCATGAATCTTTACACCACATACATCATCATGGACCACTGGGCTTTGGGAAGCTTGGCCTGTGATCTTTGGCTCTCCATTGACTACGTTGCCTCTAATGCCTCTGTCATGAATCTCCTTGTCATAAGTTTTGACAGATATTTTTCCATCACTAGGCCACTTACATACAGAGCCAAGCGAACAACCAAAAGGGCTGGGGTGATGATTGGTTTAGCATGGATCATCTCTTTTGTTCTTTGGGCCCCTGCCATCTTATTCTGGCAGTATTTTGTTGGGGAGAGGACTGTGCCTCCTGATGAATGTTTCATCCAGTTTCTAACTGAACCTGTCATCACTTTTGGCACTGCCATAGCTGCCTTTTACTTGCCAGTCACCATTATGAGTATTTTGTATTGGAGGATCTACAAGGAGACTGAGAAACGCACCAAAGAGTTAGCAGGGCTGCAGGCTTCGGGCAGTGAAGCAGAGGCAGCGCGCTTCGTACACCAGACAGGCAGCTCCCGGAGCTGCAGCAGCTACGAGCTGCAACGGCAGAGCATGAAACGCTCCACCCGAAAGAAGTACAGACGCTGCCACTTCTGGCTCAGCATGAAGAGCTGGGAACCCAATGCAGACCAGGGGGACCAAGAACACAGCAGCAGCGACAGCTGGAACAACAACGACGCTGCTGCCTCCCTTGAAAATTCCGCTTCCTCTGACGAAGAAGACATCGCTGCAGAGACCCGAGCCATCTATTCAATCGTGCTGAAGCTTCCTGGTCACAGTGCCATCCTCAATTCCACGAAACTGCCCTCCTCGGAAGATTTGCACGAGTCGGGGGATGAACTGCAGAAATCAGACACAGAATCGAAGGAAAAGAAACCTAAAAAATTGCACCCTCCCAAAAGTGTTCAGGATGGTGGAAATTTCCAACAGAGCTTTTCAAAGCTTCCAATTCAGCCAGGGTCAGCAGAGACAACCACAGCGTCTGATGGCATCTCATCAGTTAACAAGACATCTGCAGCCCTGCCGTTGTCCTCCAAGGAAGCAACCCTGGCAAAAAAGTTTGCCTTGAAGACCAGAAGTCAGATCACAAAGCGAAAACGAATGTCACTTATCAAAGAAAAGAAAGCGGCACAGACACTCAGTGCCATTTTGTTTGCCTTCATCATTACCTGGACCCCATATAACATCATGGTTCTGGTGAACACCTTTTGCAGCTGTATCCCCAAAACTTTCTGGAACCTGGGGTACTGGCTTTGCTACATCAATAGCACGGTGAACCCCGTGTGCTATGCACTGTGTAACAAAACCTTCAGAAACACTTTCAGGATGCTACTGCTGTGCCAGTGCGACAAACGAAAACGGCGCAAACAGCAGTATCAGCAAAGGCAGTCCGTCATTTTTCATAAGCGGATCCCTAGGGAGGCTTCATAG